A stretch of the Pseudomonas helvetica genome encodes the following:
- a CDS encoding alpha-2-macroglobulin, with product MIGARMLRICSRLPLLLALLAPLATVNADDSVEPSGYTAVAGESFFLLADSSFASDEQAMVRLEAPGRDYRRYRMEPYGGADIRVYRIDKPLDFLKRQKNLHRVVSDGQFKGEGLSNTLAYLWDSWYRKSRRVMQRAFSYESRKQVTEQVPELKMGTAIVARTPYDAQPQFALIPGLPVVSQFRYPLWEAKPIQPPAGVNLAGSSSEFISVAPGNVYIPLGNLKPGLYLVEALIGKYRATTMVFVSNTVAVSKIAGDELLVWAARKHEGSSVPKVNVLWTDGLGVMSSGATDADGLLRLKHVSPERSFVIGEDEEGGVFVSENFYYDSEIYDTKLYAFTDRPLYRPGDWVSLKIVGREFKNARDSVLPAAADVNVSVLDATGTVLQSLALKLDSKAGTQGRFQLPENAVAGGYELRFSYKDQAYSSAFRVAEYIKPHFEISLSLAKQDYRTGEPVKGSLVLLYPDGKPVANAKLSLSLRAQQLSMVDNELQYLGQFPVELTSTELTTDAKGNATLDLPAAEKPSRYMLTVFASDGAAYRVKTTKEILIDRGAASFRLSAPQRFSAVGDKVAFSYANEGGSEQGKALSPSTYSWVRLEDQTQGEGKLAAADKGFALTFDRPGTYNLTLKDDHGRALGGTGHSVTGDGVKAVPGTVEIVLDKPEYKAGDEALALITFPEPVSDALLSLERDKVEATALLSKGGDWLKMEKLSPTQYRARIAVKDTFAPNLTFSVLYTKGGQYSFQNIGIKVVAPQIDVTIATDKDSYQPGDTVSVDLTTRFAGKPVPAHLTVSVVDEMIYALQPEVAPTIDQFFYHPRRNNVRTSASLSFISYDVALPGSPGAPGKANRSERGVKVLERPRREDVDTAAWQPELMTDANGKTRFTFKMPDSLTRWRITARAIADDGQVGQKKQFVRSDKPLYLKWSGPSKFRSGDKPDLGVFAFSQSEKPVKAELVSHYGGIDQRVPVTLNNGINYIALPAFALASGEWTAELVQNGKTADALAVRLTATGEGWQVTQSQSLDVLGGDTPLTLPADASDIRLRLDDSPQALFRSAAGDLLSYPYGGVEQTASRLLPLSIAYPTLSSNPRIRDRLRLIMQNSRLRLVQMAGPSACFTWWGQDGEPDAFLTAYAYYADWYASKALDLSLPPEHWQQVLEIYAKQAKDTPLLQRALIVSFARQMQLPVNTLLSGLMDDLAKAGEGNAANLMDEGQDSIVMSDPDSALGLASARVLTASMAVQAKVNLPDAFNRQLADARQRLAVSSQPFVEALNLSLQPFDQARATALLQRLLPQQSTLERALALTWLQRSIEQASPAVALTPGEGWKQGQGATGEIYWQWQGAQVPGVLSLTGAQERPLRAALSFQSKQPAFDPMAVTITRRLSRLVPGDEAFNFKLEAVGAQPLSSDSLYLDEVIIASNAAKPLRYGMLEVPLPPGADVERTTWGIKLMGKAGSEPSSLEKARFEPGQLAYAIPVDALSGELRLRHLVRFSQKGQFNLPPVRFTQVYAPQHQALEQKPALGQITVK from the coding sequence ATGATCGGTGCCCGCATGTTGCGCATTTGTTCAAGACTGCCCCTGTTGTTGGCCTTGCTGGCCCCCTTGGCCACGGTCAATGCCGATGATTCCGTCGAGCCCAGCGGCTACACGGCGGTGGCCGGTGAAAGTTTTTTTCTGTTGGCCGACAGCAGTTTTGCCAGTGACGAGCAGGCGATGGTTCGCCTCGAAGCGCCGGGCCGCGACTATCGTCGGTATCGCATGGAGCCCTACGGCGGCGCGGACATTCGGGTCTATCGGATCGACAAGCCGCTGGATTTCCTCAAGCGTCAGAAAAACCTGCACCGCGTGGTCAGCGACGGCCAGTTCAAGGGCGAAGGCCTGTCGAACACCCTCGCCTACCTGTGGGACAGCTGGTACCGCAAATCCCGTCGGGTGATGCAGCGAGCGTTTTCTTACGAGTCTCGCAAACAGGTCACCGAGCAAGTGCCGGAACTGAAGATGGGCACCGCCATCGTCGCGCGCACGCCTTACGACGCGCAGCCGCAATTTGCCTTGATTCCGGGTTTGCCGGTGGTCAGCCAATTTCGTTATCCGCTGTGGGAGGCCAAGCCGATCCAGCCGCCTGCGGGTGTGAACCTGGCGGGTTCTTCCAGCGAGTTCATCAGTGTCGCGCCGGGTAATGTCTACATCCCGCTGGGTAACCTGAAGCCGGGGCTGTATCTGGTGGAGGCGCTGATCGGCAAGTACCGTGCGACCACTATGGTGTTCGTCTCCAACACCGTGGCCGTGAGCAAGATTGCTGGCGATGAACTACTGGTCTGGGCTGCACGCAAACATGAAGGCAGTTCGGTGCCCAAGGTCAATGTGTTGTGGACCGATGGCCTGGGTGTCATGAGCAGTGGCGCCACGGATGCCGATGGTTTGCTGCGTCTGAAACACGTCAGCCCGGAGCGTTCCTTCGTGATCGGCGAAGACGAAGAGGGCGGGGTGTTTGTCTCCGAGAACTTCTATTACGACAGTGAAATCTACGACACCAAACTCTATGCATTCACCGACCGTCCGCTCTATCGGCCGGGGGATTGGGTGTCGCTGAAAATCGTGGGTCGCGAGTTCAAGAACGCCCGGGATTCGGTGCTGCCAGCGGCTGCCGACGTCAACGTCAGCGTGCTGGATGCCACCGGCACCGTGCTGCAATCGTTGGCGTTGAAGCTGGATTCCAAGGCCGGTACCCAGGGCCGCTTCCAGTTGCCGGAAAACGCTGTGGCCGGTGGTTATGAGCTGCGCTTCAGCTACAAGGATCAGGCCTACAGCAGTGCCTTTCGCGTTGCTGAATACATCAAGCCGCACTTCGAGATTTCCCTGAGTCTGGCCAAACAGGATTACCGCACCGGCGAACCGGTCAAGGGTAGCCTCGTGCTGCTGTACCCGGACGGCAAGCCCGTGGCCAACGCCAAGTTGAGCCTGAGCCTGCGCGCCCAGCAACTGTCGATGGTCGATAACGAGCTGCAATACCTCGGGCAATTCCCGGTGGAGCTGACCAGCACCGAACTGACCACCGATGCCAAGGGCAACGCCACACTCGACCTGCCGGCCGCCGAGAAACCGAGTCGCTACATGCTCACGGTGTTCGCCAGCGACGGCGCGGCGTATCGGGTCAAGACCACCAAGGAAATCCTCATCGACCGCGGCGCCGCAAGTTTCCGCTTGAGCGCGCCGCAGCGCTTCAGTGCGGTAGGCGACAAGGTTGCATTCAGCTACGCCAACGAGGGTGGCAGCGAGCAGGGCAAAGCGCTGAGCCCTAGCACCTACAGTTGGGTGCGCCTGGAAGACCAGACCCAGGGCGAGGGCAAGCTCGCGGCCGCGGATAAAGGTTTTGCACTGACGTTCGATCGCCCTGGTACCTACAACCTGACGTTGAAGGATGACCACGGTCGTGCGCTGGGTGGTACCGGCCATTCGGTCACCGGTGACGGGGTCAAAGCCGTACCAGGCACTGTGGAAATCGTTCTCGACAAACCCGAGTACAAGGCGGGCGATGAAGCGCTGGCACTGATCACTTTCCCCGAGCCGGTCAGTGATGCCCTGTTGTCTCTGGAGCGCGACAAAGTCGAGGCCACGGCATTGCTGTCCAAGGGCGGCGACTGGCTGAAAATGGAAAAACTCAGCCCCACGCAGTACCGCGCGCGGATTGCGGTGAAGGACACGTTCGCCCCGAACCTGACCTTCTCCGTGCTCTACACCAAGGGCGGCCAGTACAGCTTCCAGAACATCGGCATCAAAGTCGTCGCGCCGCAGATCGACGTGACCATTGCCACCGACAAGGACAGCTACCAGCCGGGCGACACCGTGTCGGTGGACCTGACCACCCGGTTCGCCGGCAAGCCGGTTCCGGCGCACCTGACGGTCAGCGTGGTGGATGAAATGATTTACGCGTTGCAACCGGAAGTCGCGCCGACCATCGACCAGTTCTTCTACCACCCACGGCGCAACAACGTGCGCACCAGCGCCAGCCTGTCGTTCATCAGCTACGACGTGGCCTTGCCGGGCAGCCCTGGCGCGCCAGGCAAGGCCAACCGTAGCGAGCGCGGAGTGAAAGTGCTGGAGCGACCACGCCGCGAAGACGTCGACACGGCGGCGTGGCAGCCGGAGTTGATGACCGACGCCAACGGCAAGACCCGTTTCACCTTCAAGATGCCCGACTCCCTGACTCGCTGGCGCATCACCGCCCGGGCCATTGCCGATGACGGTCAGGTCGGTCAGAAGAAGCAATTCGTGCGCTCGGACAAACCGCTGTACCTGAAGTGGAGCGGGCCCAGCAAATTCCGCAGCGGCGACAAACCGGATCTCGGGGTGTTCGCTTTCAGCCAGTCCGAGAAACCGGTCAAGGCCGAGCTGGTGAGCCATTACGGCGGCATCGATCAGCGTGTGCCGGTGACCCTGAACAACGGCATCAACTACATCGCGCTACCCGCCTTTGCATTGGCCAGTGGCGAGTGGACCGCCGAGCTGGTGCAGAATGGCAAAACTGCAGACGCCCTGGCCGTGCGCTTGACCGCGACCGGTGAAGGTTGGCAAGTGACTCAAAGCCAAAGTCTGGATGTGCTCGGCGGCGATACACCGCTGACCCTGCCGGCGGATGCCAGCGATATCCGCCTGCGGCTGGATGACAGCCCGCAAGCACTGTTCCGTTCGGCCGCAGGCGACCTGTTGAGCTACCCGTACGGTGGCGTCGAGCAGACCGCCAGTCGTTTGCTGCCGCTGAGCATCGCTTACCCGACCTTGTCATCGAACCCGCGGATTCGCGACCGCTTGCGGCTGATCATGCAGAACAGCCGTCTGCGGCTGGTGCAAATGGCCGGGCCTTCGGCGTGCTTCACCTGGTGGGGCCAGGATGGCGAGCCGGATGCGTTCCTCACCGCTTACGCCTATTACGCCGACTGGTACGCCAGCAAGGCGCTGGATCTGAGTCTGCCGCCGGAGCACTGGCAGCAGGTGCTGGAGATCTACGCAAAACAGGCGAAGGACACGCCGCTGTTGCAGCGAGCGCTGATTGTGTCGTTCGCCAGGCAGATGCAATTGCCGGTGAACACGTTGCTCAGCGGTTTGATGGACGATCTGGCGAAAGCGGGCGAGGGCAATGCTGCAAACCTGATGGACGAGGGGCAAGACAGCATCGTCATGAGCGATCCGGACTCGGCGCTGGGTCTGGCCAGTGCTCGCGTGCTGACCGCATCGATGGCCGTACAGGCGAAGGTCAATCTGCCGGACGCTTTCAATCGGCAACTGGCGGATGCCCGGCAACGTTTGGCCGTCAGCTCCCAGCCATTTGTCGAAGCCTTGAACCTGTCGCTGCAACCCTTCGATCAGGCACGCGCGACAGCGTTGTTGCAACGTCTGTTGCCGCAGCAATCGACCCTGGAGCGTGCTTTGGCGCTGACCTGGTTGCAACGCAGCATCGAACAGGCTTCACCCGCCGTTGCATTGACACCGGGTGAAGGCTGGAAGCAAGGGCAGGGCGCTACCGGCGAAATCTACTGGCAGTGGCAAGGTGCGCAAGTGCCTGGCGTGTTGTCCCTGACCGGCGCCCAGGAGCGTCCGCTGCGGGCCGCGTTGAGCTTCCAGAGCAAGCAACCGGCATTCGATCCGATGGCCGTTACCATCACTCGTCGCCTGTCGCGGCTGGTGCCGGGTGACGAAGCCTTCAACTTCAAGCTGGAAGCGGTCGGCGCCCAGCCATTGTCCAGTGACAGCCTGTACCTGGACGAAGTGATCATCGCCAGCAACGCCGCGAAGCCACTGCGCTACGGCATGCTCGAAGTGCCGCTGCCACCCGGTGCGGATGTAGAGCGTACGACCTGGGGCATCAAGCTCATGGGCAAGGCCGGCAGCGAGCCGAGCTCGCTGGAAAAGGCCCGTTTCGAACCGGGACAATTGGCCTACGCGATTCCGGTCGATGCCCTGAGCGGTGAATTGCGCTTGCGTCATCTGGTGCGCTTCTCGCAAAAAGGCCAGTTCAACCTGCCGCCGGTACGCTTTACCCAGGTCTATGCGCCACAGCACCAGGCCCTGGAACAGAAGCCGGCCCTCGGCCAGATCACGGTTAAATGA
- a CDS encoding DUF1175 family protein produces MESPVTALIRGLGLLALLLGTRAFASEAAPLDPQQSQVFRAWFVRIAQEQLTQGPSPRWFQQDCAGLVRFAANEALKVHDDKWLRSNGLSNRYLPPELQLSDAQRGLAQQWQQGGGKVGPYVNAIKLIQFNSRLVGRDLAQARPGDLMFFDQGDDQHLMIWMGRYIAYHTGTTTPTDNGMRSASLQQLMTWKDTRWIPDAANPNFIGVYRLNFLSQ; encoded by the coding sequence ATGGAAAGCCCTGTGACGGCACTCATCCGAGGCCTTGGCCTGCTGGCGCTGCTGCTCGGCACGCGGGCATTTGCCAGCGAAGCCGCGCCGCTTGACCCGCAGCAATCCCAGGTCTTTCGCGCCTGGTTCGTGCGCATCGCCCAGGAACAATTGACCCAGGGCCCGAGCCCGCGCTGGTTTCAGCAGGACTGCGCCGGGCTGGTACGTTTCGCCGCCAACGAAGCGCTGAAAGTCCACGATGACAAATGGCTACGTAGCAATGGCCTGTCCAACCGCTACCTGCCGCCGGAACTGCAATTGAGCGACGCCCAGCGCGGCCTCGCGCAGCAATGGCAGCAGGGCGGTGGCAAGGTCGGACCTTACGTCAATGCGATCAAGCTGATTCAGTTCAACAGCCGTCTGGTGGGCCGCGACCTGGCCCAGGCCCGGCCTGGCGATCTGATGTTTTTCGATCAGGGCGACGACCAGCACCTGATGATCTGGATGGGCCGCTACATCGCCTATCACACCGGCACCACCACCCCAACCGACAACGGCATGCGCTCCGCAAGCCTGCAGCAACTCATGACATGGAAGGACACCCGATGGATTCCCGACGCAGCCAACCCCAACTTCATCGGCGTCTATCGACTGAACTTTCTCTCCCAATGA